One window of the Natrinema sp. CBA1119 genome contains the following:
- a CDS encoding IS6 family transposase, with amino-acid sequence MLADLLSESYAADLEESWENERTATPVRAFAVRLHETGCSLRETTTILAELGVERSHGAVWNWVHRLADSGCDPPTAKPSRVAVDETAVKINGEWSWLYAAIDIETKLILDVALFGRHGTDPAATFLHQLKEKHDLSEATFLVDQFGYRTALSRLGLSGQVNYTERNLIEKWFHTLKIRIDRFHNSWVGSRSSVREWLEQFMHYYNRQRPHQALDGKTPIEEVQN; translated from the coding sequence ATGCTCGCAGACCTGCTCAGCGAGAGCTATGCGGCGGATTTAGAAGAATCTTGGGAGAACGAGCGGACGGCGACGCCCGTCAGGGCGTTCGCCGTCCGCCTCCACGAAACTGGTTGTTCTCTTCGGGAGACAACAACGATTTTAGCTGAATTAGGCGTTGAACGCTCGCATGGAGCGGTCTGGAATTGGGTACATCGGCTGGCTGACAGCGGTTGCGACCCGCCGACGGCGAAGCCGTCAAGGGTCGCGGTTGACGAGACTGCTGTCAAAATCAATGGCGAGTGGTCTTGGTTGTACGCTGCAATAGACATCGAGACAAAGTTGATTCTCGACGTCGCACTGTTTGGTCGGCACGGCACCGATCCGGCGGCTACGTTTCTGCATCAACTCAAGGAGAAACACGATCTTTCGGAGGCTACGTTTCTCGTCGATCAATTCGGCTATCGGACTGCCCTCTCTCGGTTAGGACTGAGCGGTCAGGTCAACTATACCGAGCGAAACCTGATCGAAAAGTGGTTTCACACCCTCAAAATTCGGATCGACCGCTTCCATAACTCGTGGGTGGGCAGTCGATCAAGCGTCCGCGAGTGGCTTGAACAATTTATGCACTACTATAACCGCCAGAGACCGCACCAAGCTCTTGATGGAAAGACGCCAATTGAGGAGGTGCAGAACTAG
- a CDS encoding MnhB domain-containing protein, which produces MTTVIMRTTARAIVPIILVVAISLFFEGHNLPGGGFIGGVLTVTAFAIVYMAFGLDFLERGILGRDVDPGKEPSRDRVVLAYRRLFAYGFAIAVASGLAPLLFGRPFLTQTYESLEGIPIYGYLGISSALAFDFGVYCVVVGGLLTILSVVGAE; this is translated from the coding sequence ATGACGACGGTCATCATGCGGACGACCGCTCGAGCGATCGTGCCGATCATCCTAGTCGTCGCGATTTCGCTGTTCTTCGAGGGGCACAACCTCCCCGGCGGCGGCTTCATCGGCGGCGTCCTCACGGTGACGGCCTTCGCGATCGTCTACATGGCCTTCGGGCTGGACTTCCTCGAGCGAGGCATCCTCGGCCGCGACGTCGATCCCGGCAAGGAACCCTCGCGCGATCGCGTCGTGCTGGCGTATCGCCGCCTCTTCGCGTACGGCTTCGCGATCGCGGTCGCCAGCGGCCTCGCGCCGCTGCTGTTCGGCCGGCCGTTCCTCACCCAGACCTACGAGTCGCTCGAGGGAATCCCGATCTACGGTTACCTCGGGATCTCGAGCGCGCTGGCGTTCGACTTCGGCGTCTACTGCGTGGTCGTCGGTGGACTGCTCACGATCCTCTCGGTGGTGGGTGCGGAATGA
- the mbhE gene encoding hydrogen gas-evolving membrane-bound hydrogenase subunit E, which yields MSPDLAMVVAAVALPFVAAALTPLVFRVLSEGTGFAGTVVALSSFGLLATQYGSEGSVSLKWIPSLNIALRFYVDGWALLFALLACGIGALIFTYSPAYMHGESGLVRYYAALLAFMGSIVGVALAADLVAIFLFWELTSLASFVLIGYYTADDSSQYAARMAMFITVGGGLFLLVGLLLLSIVAGDVLGPGAAFNLAAMLEEPDAMAAALRERGLFLPVLGLLAIGAGTKSAQVPLHFWLPNAMAAPTPVSAFLHSATMVKVGVYFIGRVRPMLVGPEWLFLFATLGLTTMTVCAIMAVASTDIKELLAYSTASHLGLMVAGFGFTSVYGAETGVFHLLNHALFKAALFLVAGIVAHEAGTREIDKLGGLRHDLPVTAVITTVVALSMAGIPPFNGFYSKELLFEAAVEASHHHDIGLLGVLYPAVAVFGSIFTVLYSLRFLSLFFGERPEALGHVHRPPVTLLVPPAVLALLAAVVSVDPQIAVDAIVQSGLEATAVDSQEMHVGLPTAYSTPVGMSAVTIGVGFIAYPFYGRVHDGVRGVVGSTPPIRPNWWYDVIVEGLSDEGRSFAEYVHDGHLRTYASWTLGATCALALTGFVAAGAIAPTEFGLEATVPIALVLLVAVIGAVAVARSDSHIAGVLTLSILGFMIAIFYILASAPDLALTQLVVETLVLVIFLLVIEEIPESYEIGIGNVGTVVRDAVLSVAVGATAFVTVLVTTGARPDGPSDIARYYAEQAVPEGGGTNIVNVTLVDFRGFDTLGELAVVALAAISILTLIVMRGRGDGDELTDMPADGELPDGELTDDERTGTRSDGGTSGGADE from the coding sequence ATGTCTCCCGACCTGGCGATGGTCGTCGCCGCGGTCGCGCTGCCGTTCGTCGCCGCAGCACTGACGCCGCTGGTCTTTCGCGTTCTCAGCGAGGGGACCGGGTTCGCGGGGACGGTCGTCGCGCTGTCATCGTTCGGCCTGCTGGCCACACAGTACGGGAGCGAGGGCAGCGTCTCCCTCAAGTGGATCCCGTCTCTCAATATCGCGCTCCGGTTCTACGTGGACGGCTGGGCGTTGCTGTTCGCGCTCCTGGCGTGTGGGATTGGCGCGCTCATCTTCACCTACTCGCCGGCGTACATGCACGGAGAGTCCGGCCTCGTCAGATACTACGCCGCCCTGCTCGCCTTCATGGGATCGATCGTCGGCGTCGCGCTCGCCGCTGACCTGGTCGCAATCTTCCTCTTCTGGGAACTCACCAGCCTCGCGTCGTTCGTCCTGATCGGCTACTACACCGCCGACGACTCCTCGCAGTACGCCGCCCGGATGGCCATGTTCATTACCGTCGGCGGCGGCCTCTTCTTGCTCGTCGGGCTCCTCTTGCTCTCGATCGTCGCCGGCGACGTGCTCGGTCCCGGTGCCGCGTTCAATCTCGCCGCAATGCTCGAGGAGCCCGACGCGATGGCGGCGGCGCTGCGAGAGCGCGGGCTGTTCCTGCCGGTGTTGGGATTGCTCGCGATCGGCGCGGGGACCAAGTCCGCGCAGGTCCCGCTGCATTTCTGGTTGCCCAATGCAATGGCGGCACCCACGCCCGTCTCGGCCTTCCTCCACTCCGCGACGATGGTCAAGGTCGGCGTCTACTTCATCGGCCGCGTCCGTCCGATGCTCGTCGGCCCCGAGTGGCTCTTCCTGTTCGCGACGCTCGGCCTGACGACGATGACCGTCTGTGCGATCATGGCCGTCGCGTCGACGGACATCAAGGAACTGCTCGCCTACTCGACGGCGAGCCATCTCGGACTGATGGTCGCCGGTTTCGGCTTCACCTCCGTTTACGGCGCTGAGACCGGCGTCTTTCACCTACTCAATCATGCGCTGTTCAAGGCCGCACTCTTCCTCGTCGCCGGTATCGTCGCCCACGAGGCCGGGACTCGAGAGATCGACAAGCTCGGCGGGCTTCGCCACGATCTCCCGGTAACGGCGGTGATCACCACGGTCGTCGCGCTCAGCATGGCCGGCATCCCGCCGTTCAACGGCTTCTACTCGAAGGAACTGCTCTTCGAGGCCGCCGTCGAGGCGAGCCACCACCACGATATCGGGCTACTGGGCGTGCTCTATCCGGCCGTCGCCGTCTTCGGCAGCATTTTCACCGTGCTCTACTCGCTGCGATTCCTCTCGCTCTTCTTCGGCGAGCGACCCGAGGCGCTGGGCCACGTTCACCGACCGCCCGTCACCCTGCTCGTTCCACCCGCCGTGTTGGCACTGCTCGCCGCGGTCGTCAGCGTCGACCCCCAGATCGCCGTGGACGCCATCGTCCAGTCCGGCCTCGAGGCGACGGCGGTCGATTCCCAGGAGATGCACGTCGGACTCCCGACGGCGTACTCGACGCCGGTGGGGATGAGCGCCGTCACGATCGGCGTCGGCTTCATCGCGTACCCGTTCTACGGACGCGTCCACGACGGCGTTCGCGGAGTCGTGGGGTCGACACCGCCGATCCGCCCGAACTGGTGGTACGACGTAATCGTCGAGGGGCTCTCCGACGAGGGCCGGTCGTTCGCCGAGTACGTCCACGACGGCCACCTCCGGACCTACGCGTCGTGGACGCTGGGCGCGACCTGCGCGCTGGCCCTCACCGGGTTCGTCGCGGCCGGGGCCATCGCACCGACCGAGTTCGGCCTCGAGGCCACCGTCCCCATCGCGCTCGTGTTGCTCGTCGCGGTGATCGGCGCGGTCGCGGTCGCGCGCTCGGACTCGCACATCGCTGGCGTCCTCACCCTCTCGATTCTCGGGTTCATGATCGCCATCTTCTACATCCTTGCAAGCGCGCCCGACCTCGCGCTGACCCAGCTCGTCGTCGAGACGCTCGTGCTCGTGATCTTCCTGCTCGTGATCGAGGAGATCCCCGAGTCCTACGAGATCGGAATCGGGAACGTCGGGACCGTCGTCCGCGACGCCGTCCTCTCGGTCGCCGTCGGCGCGACCGCGTTCGTCACGGTGCTCGTCACGACCGGCGCGCGTCCGGACGGCCCGAGCGATATCGCCCGCTATTACGCCGAACAGGCCGTCCCCGAGGGCGGCGGTACCAACATCGTCAACGTGACCCTCGTCGACTTCCGCGGCTTCGACACCCTCGGCGAGCTCGCCGTGGTCGCGCTCGCCGCGATTTCGATCCTGACGCTGATCGTCATGCGCGGCCGCGGGGACGGCGACGAACTCACTGATATGCCGGCCGACGGCGAATTACCCGACGGCGAACTGACGGACGACGAACGGACCGGAACCCGCAGCGACGGCGGAACGTCCGGAGGTGCAGACGAATGA
- a CDS encoding ZIP family metal transporter, translating into MSPLGEVVLVATIAGCTTGIGALPLLLTDRISHRVYDGSLGLAAGIMVGAAVFALVLPGLELGSPLEVVAGILAGGGFLLAVNAIVPHLHLLFRGEQVEGRSAMRDPAGELPSDEAQSDDVPVRDGDGDDLRRAALVGGAVTIHNVPEGLAVGIAFASGETALGVAIATAIAVQNVPDGFAMAVPAVRAGVSAPRTLLYTTISGGVPEPIAAAIGFSLVAVVSGLFPIAAGFAAGAMIAVVFRELIPSSHGHGYADTATAAFVLGFSVMLVVDTILAV; encoded by the coding sequence ATGTCACCGCTCGGTGAGGTAGTCCTCGTCGCCACGATTGCGGGCTGTACGACCGGAATCGGTGCGCTTCCGCTCCTACTCACCGACCGGATCAGTCACCGCGTCTACGACGGCTCGCTCGGCCTCGCCGCCGGTATCATGGTCGGCGCTGCCGTCTTCGCACTCGTTCTCCCCGGACTCGAACTCGGCTCGCCACTCGAGGTCGTCGCCGGAATCCTGGCGGGCGGCGGGTTCTTGCTCGCGGTCAACGCCATCGTCCCGCACCTGCATCTCCTGTTCCGCGGCGAGCAGGTTGAAGGCAGGTCGGCGATGCGCGATCCTGCGGGCGAACTGCCGTCGGACGAGGCCCAATCCGACGATGTCCCCGTCCGCGATGGGGACGGCGACGACCTGCGTCGGGCCGCGCTGGTCGGCGGGGCCGTCACCATTCATAACGTTCCCGAAGGGCTGGCGGTCGGGATCGCGTTCGCCAGCGGTGAAACGGCACTCGGGGTCGCCATTGCGACGGCGATCGCCGTCCAGAACGTCCCCGACGGGTTCGCGATGGCCGTCCCCGCGGTCAGAGCCGGGGTCTCGGCACCGCGAACGCTTCTCTACACGACGATCTCGGGCGGCGTGCCGGAACCGATCGCCGCGGCCATCGGCTTCTCGCTGGTCGCGGTCGTCTCCGGCCTCTTCCCCATCGCCGCCGGCTTCGCCGCGGGCGCGATGATCGCCGTCGTCTTCCGAGAACTCATCCCCTCGAGTCACGGCCACGGCTACGCGGACACCGCGACGGCGGCGTTCGTGCTCGGGTTCTCGGTCATGCTGGTCGTTGATACCATCCTCGCCGTTTGA
- a CDS encoding SHOCT domain-containing protein: MDAIESPDRERDADTTVARLRENATGIASLLVTAFWLGAMFTGQSWWLAALLVGYIAVVPLVAILFGDEEDQREWADDYVGTDESETVSESETTATDSETSTRDALETLRERYAAGELTDAQFERKLERLLDTETLEDAEEWTRERSRNRDRDGDRERGENRDFEYER; this comes from the coding sequence ATGGATGCGATCGAGAGCCCCGACCGCGAGCGCGACGCGGATACCACAGTAGCCCGCCTTCGTGAGAACGCGACAGGGATCGCATCGCTACTCGTGACGGCGTTTTGGCTCGGCGCGATGTTCACGGGCCAGTCGTGGTGGCTCGCGGCGTTGCTCGTCGGCTACATCGCTGTCGTCCCGTTAGTCGCGATACTGTTCGGCGACGAGGAAGATCAGCGAGAATGGGCCGACGACTACGTGGGCACAGACGAATCGGAGACGGTTTCGGAATCCGAGACGACGGCTACCGACTCCGAGACGAGCACACGTGACGCCCTCGAGACCCTTCGCGAACGGTACGCCGCCGGCGAACTGACCGACGCGCAGTTCGAGCGCAAACTCGAGCGGCTACTGGATACGGAGACGCTCGAAGACGCCGAAGAGTGGACTCGAGAGCGGTCCCGAAATCGAGATCGGGACGGCGACCGAGAGCGGGGTGAAAATCGAGACTTCGAGTACGAACGCTGA
- a CDS encoding complex I subunit 5 family protein: MTTAPIGTDTLVIAPMLVVLVAAVGTLLLGRRPRVRAAVSLAGGAGYAIAVAAIDWYIVLAPDAPGIATYQVGDWPAPFGITLVADGLSAFMLTMVAILGVASLVFSTRHLPGREERSYYFPLFHFLALGVTGAFLTGDLFNLFVWFEVMLMASYVFVAYSGGPQHTRAAFWYVSLNLLASAIFLLGVGGVYATTGTLNMADLAQRLAEPAAYGLEPVPVVGLLGLLLSVFAIKAGLVPFQFWIPTAYRAAPPQITALLAGATKKVGIYAIIRLSFTVFAGAEVAVDLPLPLVDVAIAGDSPLPFVGAALFLMAGASILLGGIGAVGRDSLEGVFAYSSIGQVGFIAIPVAIAATATAPGLRKFAIIAALVYALNHTLAKGLLFLAVGTVKSATRTSRFADLGGLASRSPPLAISVFVGSLALVGIPPLSGFFGKFLVFDAAARARAGPVIVLLLVGSLLTIAYATRMWNQSFWGAQTPAVEAATIDSVQVAVLVVLAATIVAVGVGFEPVYEFAEAAAEAALDTEGYVDAVDPQNASELTDSSSGGGGDH; encoded by the coding sequence ATGACGACGGCACCCATCGGGACGGACACGCTCGTGATCGCGCCGATGCTGGTCGTGCTCGTCGCGGCCGTCGGGACGCTGTTGCTCGGCCGTCGCCCGCGGGTTCGAGCGGCCGTCAGCCTCGCCGGCGGGGCGGGCTACGCGATCGCGGTCGCCGCGATCGACTGGTATATCGTCCTCGCGCCGGACGCGCCGGGAATCGCGACCTACCAGGTCGGCGACTGGCCGGCGCCGTTCGGCATCACGCTCGTCGCCGACGGCCTCTCGGCGTTCATGCTGACGATGGTCGCGATCCTCGGCGTCGCATCGCTGGTCTTCTCGACCCGACACCTGCCCGGCCGCGAGGAACGAAGCTACTACTTCCCGCTCTTTCACTTCCTCGCGCTGGGCGTCACCGGGGCCTTCCTCACCGGCGACCTGTTCAACCTCTTCGTCTGGTTCGAGGTCATGCTGATGGCCAGTTACGTCTTCGTCGCCTACAGCGGCGGCCCCCAGCACACCCGCGCCGCGTTCTGGTACGTCTCGCTCAATCTGCTGGCCAGCGCGATCTTCCTGCTGGGCGTCGGCGGCGTCTACGCGACGACGGGAACGCTCAACATGGCCGATCTCGCTCAGCGCCTCGCCGAGCCGGCGGCCTACGGCCTCGAGCCCGTGCCGGTCGTCGGCCTGCTCGGCTTGCTCCTGTCCGTGTTCGCGATCAAGGCCGGCCTCGTCCCCTTCCAGTTCTGGATCCCGACGGCCTACCGGGCCGCACCGCCCCAGATCACCGCGCTGCTGGCCGGCGCGACCAAAAAGGTCGGGATCTACGCCATCATCCGCCTCTCCTTTACCGTGTTCGCCGGTGCGGAGGTCGCCGTCGACCTCCCGCTCCCGCTGGTGGACGTCGCCATCGCGGGCGACTCGCCGCTGCCGTTCGTCGGCGCGGCCCTGTTCCTCATGGCCGGCGCGAGCATCCTCCTCGGCGGCATCGGAGCCGTGGGCCGCGACTCGCTGGAGGGCGTCTTCGCCTACTCGAGCATCGGCCAGGTCGGGTTCATCGCGATCCCCGTCGCGATCGCGGCGACGGCGACGGCTCCGGGCCTGCGGAAGTTCGCCATCATCGCCGCGCTGGTGTACGCGCTGAATCACACGCTGGCGAAGGGGCTCCTCTTCCTCGCCGTCGGGACGGTCAAGTCGGCGACGAGAACGAGTCGGTTCGCCGATCTCGGCGGGCTGGCGAGTCGCTCGCCGCCGCTGGCGATCTCGGTGTTCGTCGGCTCACTCGCCCTCGTCGGCATTCCGCCGCTCTCGGGCTTCTTTGGCAAGTTCCTCGTCTTCGATGCCGCGGCTCGAGCGAGGGCCGGCCCCGTGATCGTTCTCCTGCTCGTCGGGTCGCTACTGACTATCGCCTACGCCACCCGAATGTGGAATCAGAGCTTCTGGGGCGCGCAGACGCCGGCCGTGGAAGCGGCGACGATCGATTCCGTCCAGGTGGCCGTCCTCGTGGTACTCGCGGCGACCATCGTCGCGGTCGGCGTCGGCTTCGAGCCGGTCTACGAGTTCGCGGAAGCCGCCGCGGAGGCCGCGCTCGACACCGAGGGATACGTCGATGCCGTCGATCCCCAGAACGCGAGCGAACTGACCGACTCGAGCAGCGGCGGCGGAGGTGACCACTGA
- a CDS encoding monovalent cation/H+ antiporter complex subunit F — MTEATPAVLETAIRGALILVSGLCVLCGYRVIRGPTNPDRVVALDAIATNVVAIAVLFALLTDRGLFITVSLVLAIIGFIATVAVAKFVTDGEVIE, encoded by the coding sequence ATGACTGAGGCGACCCCGGCCGTCCTCGAGACCGCGATTCGCGGCGCGCTGATCCTCGTCAGCGGGCTCTGTGTCCTCTGTGGGTATCGCGTCATTCGGGGACCGACGAACCCGGACCGCGTCGTCGCGCTCGACGCCATCGCGACGAATGTCGTCGCGATCGCCGTCCTGTTCGCACTGCTGACCGACCGGGGCCTGTTCATCACCGTGAGCCTCGTGCTCGCGATTATCGGCTTCATCGCGACCGTCGCCGTCGCCAAGTTCGTCACCGACGGCGAGGTGATCGAGTGA
- a CDS encoding HTH domain-containing protein, which yields MNIHTNELTVEVYVRPDELVEPIDTKIDALHRLDSAGHIGNLVIHAWPDAITLTDQAPYSDAIDAFEQMEAWASEYGGSIQPPFSVRTSTSTFTNETQTTLRTPMMCLAVYVGEQLVNVFPHSWGDDHHGVMDAIAALRTEDLELFPYAPDLAAPPPSHCPECNTQLTNVQGIGVCQCCDRVEVGTMPHYKRSQRSQLAL from the coding sequence ATGAACATTCATACCAACGAACTGACCGTAGAGGTATACGTCCGTCCAGACGAACTGGTTGAGCCGATCGACACCAAAATCGACGCGTTACACCGACTCGACTCTGCGGGTCATATTGGCAACCTGGTGATACACGCGTGGCCGGATGCAATCACGCTCACAGACCAAGCACCCTACAGCGACGCGATAGATGCGTTTGAACAGATGGAGGCGTGGGCCAGTGAATACGGGGGCAGCATCCAACCGCCGTTCAGCGTTCGGACTTCCACGTCCACCTTTACGAACGAAACACAGACCACGCTCCGGACTCCGATGATGTGTCTTGCTGTATACGTTGGGGAGCAATTGGTGAATGTCTTCCCCCACTCATGGGGTGACGATCACCATGGAGTAATGGACGCGATTGCAGCCCTCAGAACGGAAGACCTGGAGTTGTTCCCATATGCCCCTGATTTGGCTGCACCACCCCCGAGCCACTGTCCAGAATGCAATACTCAATTGACGAATGTACAGGGAATCGGTGTATGTCAGTGTTGTGACCGAGTCGAAGTCGGCACCATGCCTCATTACAAGCGAAGTCAGCGGTCGCAGCTTGCGCTCTGA
- a CDS encoding Na+/H+ antiporter subunit E, whose translation MRVRTWPAAGVVFAILWVFVVGQALTPVSLLRGFLAGLIVGLPVAFVFRRLYGKHVDLGRGIRVLPYAGLYLGAFTWELLRANLDVAYRVLSPGMPIEPEVILVPLRVESDIAITVIANSITITPGTVTLDYDDETNSLYVHGVNGRDPEAIAEPIRTWEDYALELFDEDASPSDPPPDIVVSGGERDSTADTQSGGIDDD comes from the coding sequence ATGCGAGTCCGCACTTGGCCAGCGGCCGGCGTCGTCTTCGCGATTCTGTGGGTGTTCGTCGTCGGACAGGCACTCACGCCCGTCTCGCTCCTCCGGGGTTTCCTCGCGGGACTGATCGTCGGACTTCCCGTCGCGTTCGTCTTCAGACGGCTGTACGGGAAGCACGTCGACCTCGGACGCGGCATCCGGGTGCTTCCCTACGCCGGGCTCTATCTCGGCGCGTTCACCTGGGAACTCCTGCGGGCGAACCTCGACGTCGCCTACCGGGTGCTCTCGCCGGGCATGCCGATCGAGCCCGAGGTGATTCTGGTGCCGCTCCGGGTCGAGTCCGATATCGCGATCACCGTCATCGCCAACAGTATCACGATCACGCCCGGAACGGTGACACTTGACTACGACGACGAGACGAATTCTCTCTACGTTCACGGCGTCAACGGCCGCGATCCCGAAGCAATCGCCGAACCGATTCGAACCTGGGAGGACTACGCTCTCGAGCTGTTCGACGAAGACGCGTCGCCGTCCGATCCGCCGCCGGACATCGTCGTCTCGGGCGGGGAAAGAGACAGTACCGCGGACACCCAAAGCGGAGGTATCGACGATGACTGA
- the mnhG gene encoding monovalent cation/H(+) antiporter subunit G — protein MIHTAVVVALIVVGVFFLTVGTIGLLRLPNVYNRMHATSKPTTLGTAAIFLAGFVHFGPGGEGLTALIGIGFLFLTVPTGSHMIARAAERIGIPFLGSVTWPDPNAVERPERSEESERVDRPDRTERSDETEPTDD, from the coding sequence GTGATCCACACCGCCGTCGTCGTCGCGCTGATCGTCGTCGGGGTCTTCTTCCTGACTGTCGGGACGATCGGCCTGCTCCGCCTGCCGAACGTCTACAACCGGATGCACGCCACGAGCAAGCCCACGACGCTCGGAACCGCCGCGATCTTTCTGGCCGGCTTCGTCCACTTCGGCCCCGGGGGAGAGGGGCTGACCGCGCTGATCGGGATCGGTTTCCTCTTCCTGACCGTCCCGACCGGCTCGCACATGATCGCTCGCGCCGCCGAGCGGATCGGCATCCCGTTCCTCGGGAGTGTCACCTGGCCCGACCCGAACGCGGTCGAACGGCCGGAGCGATCCGAGGAATCCGAGCGTGTCGATCGGCCCGACCGCACCGAGCGATCGGACGAGACCGAACCGACCGACGACTGA
- a CDS encoding tRNA uridine(34) 5-carboxymethylaminomethyl modification radical SAM/GNAT enzyme Elp3: MSTETPEPTETEAFERVCKTLVERILAGDVERDEVEKAKLEACSEHSAPKVPKNSELLDYAPEEHREDLEPVLQRKPVRTASGVSPVAIMTSPERCPHGKCLYCPGGPDSEFSSSQSYTGEEPAAARGVQNDYDPYGQVTLRLEQLRQIGHPVDKVELILMGGTMTARSHDYQEWFVKRALEAMNDYDVDKEPEPAQGVSFAEDPDEHEWQYLEDVIAENETADIRNIGTTFETKPDWCDPEQIDRMLDLGGTKVEVGVQTTYERINRDMHRGHGAQASIDANRRLRDSAFKVGFHMMPGQPGMSKEMCLEDFRRLFDQEQWKPDYLKIYPTLVVRGTATYDWWHKDEYEPLGNDEAADLIAEIKDMIPRYTRLQRVQRDIPADFIDAGVWKSNLRQLARKRMDEHGWECECIRCREAGMHDDEPDDIELDVMSYEACGGTEHFISFEDFEKDLLVGFCRLRFPNTPVRPELENTALIRELHVYGSEVTMGSESETDQHQHRGYGRRLMDRAEELAADAGYDKLSVISGIGAREYYRNKLGYHQDGPYVSKRI, translated from the coding sequence GTGAGTACCGAGACGCCAGAACCGACCGAAACCGAAGCGTTCGAGCGGGTCTGTAAGACGCTCGTCGAGCGGATCCTCGCCGGCGACGTCGAGCGCGACGAGGTCGAGAAGGCCAAACTCGAGGCCTGTTCGGAGCACTCGGCACCCAAGGTGCCCAAGAATTCCGAACTGCTGGACTACGCGCCCGAGGAGCACCGCGAGGACCTGGAACCCGTGCTCCAGCGCAAGCCGGTCCGGACGGCGTCGGGCGTCTCGCCGGTCGCGATCATGACTTCGCCCGAGCGGTGTCCCCACGGCAAGTGTCTCTACTGTCCCGGCGGCCCCGACTCCGAGTTCTCGTCGTCACAGAGCTACACGGGCGAGGAGCCCGCCGCCGCCCGCGGGGTGCAAAACGACTACGACCCCTACGGGCAGGTGACGCTGCGACTCGAGCAACTGCGCCAGATCGGCCACCCCGTCGACAAGGTCGAACTAATCTTGATGGGCGGGACGATGACCGCCCGCAGCCACGACTACCAGGAGTGGTTCGTCAAGCGTGCGCTCGAGGCGATGAACGATTACGACGTCGACAAGGAGCCCGAACCGGCACAAGGGGTTAGCTTCGCCGAGGATCCCGACGAACACGAGTGGCAGTACCTCGAGGACGTCATCGCGGAAAACGAGACCGCGGACATCCGCAACATCGGGACGACGTTCGAGACGAAGCCCGACTGGTGCGATCCCGAGCAGATCGATCGAATGCTCGATCTCGGCGGAACGAAAGTCGAGGTCGGCGTCCAGACGACCTACGAGCGGATCAACAGGGATATGCACCGCGGCCACGGCGCACAGGCGTCGATCGACGCCAACCGGCGACTGCGGGACTCGGCGTTCAAGGTCGGCTTCCATATGATGCCAGGCCAGCCCGGAATGTCGAAAGAGATGTGTCTCGAGGACTTCCGGCGGCTCTTCGACCAGGAGCAGTGGAAGCCCGATTACCTGAAGATCTATCCGACCCTCGTGGTGCGGGGCACCGCGACCTACGACTGGTGGCATAAAGACGAGTACGAGCCCCTGGGGAACGACGAGGCCGCGGATCTGATCGCGGAGATCAAGGACATGATCCCCCGATACACCCGGCTCCAGCGCGTTCAGCGAGATATTCCGGCGGACTTCATCGACGCCGGCGTCTGGAAGTCCAACCTTCGACAGCTCGCTCGCAAGCGGATGGACGAACACGGCTGGGAGTGTGAGTGTATCCGCTGTCGCGAGGCCGGAATGCACGACGACGAGCCGGACGACATCGAACTCGACGTGATGAGCTACGAGGCCTGTGGCGGTACCGAGCACTTCATTTCCTTCGAGGACTTCGAGAAGGACCTCCTCGTCGGCTTCTGTCGGCTCCGGTTCCCGAATACGCCGGTCCGGCCCGAACTCGAGAACACGGCGCTGATCCGCGAACTCCACGTCTACGGCTCGGAAGTGACGATGGGAAGCGAGAGCGAGACGGACCAGCACCAGCATCGGGGCTACGGCCGCCGTCTGATGGACCGCGCCGAGGAACTCGCCGCCGATGCCGGCTACGACAAGCTGAGCGTCATCTCCGGTATCGGCGCTCGAGAGTACTATCGGAACAAGCTCGGCTACCATCAGGACGGTCCATACGTCAGCAAACGCATCTGA
- a CDS encoding sodium:proton antiporter codes for MTAVVLAATIGALFAIGTFLLLRRDLIRVVWGLAIISQAANLYLLSMGGIAPATADSVPILAGHGEHVPQTADPLVQALVLTAIVIGFGMTAFALVLSYRVYEEHDTLDVTELGDRE; via the coding sequence ATGACGGCGGTCGTCCTCGCGGCGACGATCGGCGCGCTGTTCGCCATCGGGACCTTCCTGCTCCTGCGGCGGGATCTGATCAGAGTCGTCTGGGGACTCGCGATCATCAGCCAGGCCGCGAACCTCTACCTGCTCTCGATGGGCGGGATCGCGCCGGCGACCGCCGACTCGGTGCCGATCCTCGCCGGCCACGGCGAACACGTCCCGCAGACGGCCGACCCGCTGGTCCAGGCGCTCGTGTTGACCGCCATCGTCATCGGGTTCGGGATGACCGCGTTCGCGCTCGTCCTGTCGTATCGGGTGTACGAGGAACACGACACGCTGGACGTCACGGAGCTGGGTGATCGAGAATGA